A window from Gammaproteobacteria bacterium encodes these proteins:
- a CDS encoding response regulator transcription factor produces the protein MRVFIVDDEALARVRLKDLLQEIADVEIIGEASNGSDALKQIERLEPDVVLLDIRMPVMDGLETARHFADWPDAPAVIFTTAHDEHALAAFEANAIDYLLKPVRRERLEQALRKAQRPATQTAVLEQARAGEARSHICAHQRGNLVLIPVTDIFYFQSDSKYTTVYHRNGTVLIDEPLKQLEQEFAAHFTRIHRNALVANREISALEKDSNGHFQLRLRHSDVVLEVSRRLAPEVRRVLNEMGG, from the coding sequence ATCCGCGTCTTCATCGTTGATGACGAGGCCTTAGCCCGCGTCCGCCTCAAAGATTTGCTGCAGGAAATCGCCGATGTCGAAATCATCGGCGAGGCCAGCAATGGTAGCGACGCATTAAAGCAAATCGAACGACTGGAACCCGATGTCGTATTGCTCGACATCCGCATGCCGGTGATGGATGGCTTGGAAACCGCGCGCCATTTCGCCGACTGGCCCGATGCGCCCGCCGTGATCTTCACCACCGCCCACGACGAACACGCCCTCGCCGCCTTCGAAGCCAACGCCATTGACTACCTGCTCAAACCCGTGCGCCGTGAACGCCTGGAACAAGCCCTGCGCAAAGCACAACGCCCGGCCACACAAACTGCAGTATTAGAACAAGCACGCGCAGGCGAAGCCCGCAGCCACATCTGCGCCCATCAACGCGGCAATCTGGTGCTGATTCCCGTCACCGACATTTTCTATTTCCAGTCCGACAGTAAATATACCACCGTCTATCATCGCAACGGCACGGTGCTGATCGACGAACCGCTCAAACAACTGGAACAGGAATTCGCCGCCCACTTCACCCGCATTCATCGCAACGCCCTCGTCGCCAATCGTGAAATCTCGGCATTGGAAAAAGACAGCAACGGCCATTTTCAATTGCGGTTGCGGCATTCGGATGTGGTACTGGAAGTCAGCCGACGGCTGGCACCGGAGGTGAGGCGGGTGTTGAATGAGATGGGTGGTTAG
- a CDS encoding BrnT family toxin, giving the protein MEFEWDDKKAAANAKKHGVSFQEAASVFGDSMAITFPDPDHSKNEHRFITFGLSLSSQLLVVAHTGRGKKIRIISARKMTKHERKIYEED; this is encoded by the coding sequence ATGGAATTTGAATGGGATGACAAGAAGGCCGCCGCAAATGCGAAGAAGCATGGCGTGTCTTTTCAGGAAGCAGCATCGGTATTCGGGGATTCAATGGCTATCACTTTTCCCGATCCGGATCATTCCAAAAATGAGCATCGTTTTATTACGTTCGGATTGTCGCTGTCCAGCCAATTGTTAGTGGTAGCGCATACCGGGCGGGGCAAGAAGATCAGAATTATCAGTGCGCGCAAAATGACCAAACATGAGAGAAAGATCTATGAAGAAGACTAA
- the hemC gene encoding hydroxymethylbilane synthase — MTDEVIRIATRKSPLALWQAEYVRDRLLALHPGLKVELLGMTTQGDKILDSPLAKIGGKGLFVKELEQGMLEGRADIAVHSMKDVPVEFPEGLHLAVVCEREDPRDAFVSTRFAKLTDLPQGAKVGTSSLRRQCQLRALRPDLQLLDLRGNVNSRLVKLDRGDYDAIILAAAGLIRLGFQDQITTFLEPEVSLPAIGQGVVGIECRRDDPRVNKLIAPLNDPDTWTRVQAERAMNEKLQGGCQVPIAGHATLQGDQLYLRGLVGRPDGREMVRGEIRGPAAKAAQLGVTLAEDLLSRGARVILDELYRSNAP, encoded by the coding sequence ATGACCGACGAAGTTATCCGCATCGCTACCCGCAAAAGCCCGCTGGCCCTGTGGCAGGCGGAATATGTCCGCGACCGTTTGCTGGCGCTCCACCCTGGTTTGAAGGTGGAATTGCTGGGCATGACGACCCAGGGTGACAAGATTCTCGACAGCCCGCTGGCCAAGATCGGCGGCAAGGGTTTGTTTGTGAAAGAGCTGGAACAGGGGATGCTGGAGGGGCGGGCCGATATCGCCGTCCATTCGATGAAGGATGTGCCGGTGGAATTCCCGGAAGGGCTGCATCTGGCCGTGGTTTGCGAGCGCGAAGATCCGCGCGATGCCTTTGTTTCCACCCGTTTTGCCAAGCTGACCGACCTGCCGCAGGGCGCCAAAGTGGGCACCTCCAGCCTGCGCCGCCAGTGCCAGCTGCGAGCGCTGCGCCCGGATTTGCAGCTTCTGGACCTGCGCGGCAACGTCAATAGCCGGTTGGTCAAGCTCGATAGGGGCGACTATGACGCCATTATCCTCGCCGCCGCTGGGCTGATCCGGCTTGGTTTTCAGGATCAAATTACGACCTTCCTCGAACCCGAGGTTAGCCTGCCGGCTATCGGCCAGGGGGTAGTCGGTATCGAGTGCCGCCGCGATGACCCGCGCGTGAACAAGCTGATCGCACCGCTCAATGACCCGGACACCTGGACGCGGGTGCAGGCCGAACGGGCGATGAACGAGAAACTGCAAGGCGGCTGCCAAGTGCCGATAGCCGGTCATGCCACGCTACAAGGGGATCAACTCTATTTGCGCGGGCTGGTCGGTCGCCCCGACGGCCGGGAGATGGTGCGCGGCGAAATCCGTGGTCCGGCGGCGAAAGCCGCTCAACTTGGCGTGACTCTGGCCGAAGACTTACTTAGTCGCGGCGCGCGCGTCATTCTGGATGAGCTGTATCGCAGCAATGCACCTTGA
- a CDS encoding uroporphyrinogen-III synthase produces MNTTPLNGIKIAVTRPVEQAGALCDLITAAGGLAIRYPVLDIEFIVGARRAVPLPIADYDYAIFISANAVTGAVRWLPAVLPPSLQLAAVGKRTAEILRRHWPQPILTPAHNYNSEALLELPQLQSVSGKRIVIFRGEGGRELLAETLQQRGATVEYAEVYRRQQTQGDIKQLQHQAPDLIIVTSNEGLQNLYDQTQGQTRTWLLGQQLIVISERGAQRARELGFHHAAIIAARADDQGLLQAVLDWRTQHGVTSP; encoded by the coding sequence ATGAATACCACGCCACTCAATGGCATCAAAATCGCGGTCACTCGCCCTGTCGAACAAGCCGGGGCGTTGTGCGACCTGATCACAGCGGCTGGTGGTCTCGCAATTCGTTACCCCGTGCTCGACATCGAATTTATCGTAGGGGCACGGCGCGCCGTGCCCCTACCCATCGCCGATTATGATTACGCGATCTTTATCAGCGCCAATGCCGTCACCGGCGCCGTGCGCTGGCTGCCTGCCGTGTTACCACCGAGTTTGCAACTGGCTGCCGTTGGCAAACGCACGGCGGAAATTCTGCGCCGACACTGGCCACAACCGATCCTCACCCCGGCTCACAATTACAACAGCGAGGCATTGCTGGAATTGCCGCAACTGCAATCCGTTTCCGGTAAGCGAATTGTTATTTTCCGTGGTGAGGGCGGTCGCGAATTACTGGCGGAAACGCTGCAACAGCGCGGCGCAACGGTCGAATACGCCGAAGTCTATCGCCGCCAGCAAACACAAGGTGACATTAAGCAGTTACAACATCAGGCGCCTGATTTAATCATCGTCACCAGCAACGAAGGACTGCAAAATCTGTATGATCAAACGCAGGGCCAAACACGAACGTGGTTACTGGGGCAGCAACTGATCGTGATTAGTGAGCGTGGCGCACAACGGGCGCGGGAGCTTGGCTTTCACCATGCCGCCATTATTGCAGCCCGCGCCGATGATCAAGGTCTATTGCAAGCCGTACTCGACTGGCGCACTCAACATGGAGTCACTTCGCCATGA